In Sphingomonas sp. SORGH_AS_0950, the following are encoded in one genomic region:
- the paoC gene encoding aldehyde oxidoreductase molybdenum-binding subunit PaoC translates to MKFTEPAGANPIDRMAVVGRAHDRIDGPKKVTGTAPYAYEHHAEAPNAAYGWIIGSAIAKGRIRSMNLDDARGAPGVLGIATAADAGKLNKGNFNTVKLLGGPEIDHYHQAIAIVVAETFEQARAAAGLVRIDYERAKGQYDLDDALKTAPLAGGEEGKPGKADRTGSFESAFAAAPVQLDATYTTPDHSHAMMEPFASIASWDGDQLTVWTSNQMIAWGRGDLAKTLGLPKEKVRLISPYVGGGFGGKLFLRADAVMAALGARAVGRPVKVAMQRPLMANNATHRPATTQRIRIGASKDGSIQAIAHESGSGDQPGGGPETAVNQTKLLYAGPNRLTSMRLAVLNLPEGNAMRAPGEAPGMMALEIAMDEMAEKLGLDPVAFRVKNDTQVDPEKPERRFSQRQLVRCLEEGAQRFGWSRRSAKPAQVRDGRWLVGMGVASAFRNHMNMKSAARVTLGKDGRLVVETDMTDIGTGSYTIIAQTAAEMMGVPMDRVDVRLGDSAYPVSAGSGGQFGAANATAGVYAACVKLREAIAQRLGFNSADLSFAGGKVTGGNRSVALRDAVAAGPLSAEDRIEFGELDKTYQLSTFGAHFVEVGVDAYTGVTRLRRMLAVCAAGRILNPKSARSQMIGAMTMGVGSALMEELAVDTRFGFFVNHDLAGYEVPVHADIPHQEVVFLEEADDKANPMKAKGVGELGLCGVGAAVANAVYNATGVRIRDYPLTLEKHLDRLPAMA, encoded by the coding sequence ATGAAATTCACCGAGCCTGCGGGCGCCAACCCCATCGACCGCATGGCCGTGGTCGGCCGGGCGCATGACCGAATCGACGGCCCGAAAAAGGTCACCGGGACCGCCCCTTACGCCTATGAGCATCATGCCGAGGCGCCGAATGCCGCCTATGGCTGGATCATCGGTTCGGCCATCGCCAAGGGCCGCATCCGGTCGATGAACCTGGACGATGCACGCGGCGCGCCGGGCGTGCTGGGCATCGCCACCGCCGCCGATGCGGGCAAGCTGAACAAGGGCAATTTCAACACCGTCAAGCTGCTCGGCGGGCCCGAGATCGACCATTATCACCAGGCGATCGCCATCGTCGTCGCCGAGACCTTCGAACAGGCGCGCGCCGCCGCTGGCCTCGTCCGCATCGATTACGAACGCGCCAAGGGCCAATATGACCTGGACGATGCGCTGAAGACCGCGCCGCTGGCTGGCGGCGAAGAGGGCAAGCCCGGCAAGGCCGACCGGACCGGCAGTTTCGAGAGCGCCTTCGCCGCCGCGCCGGTCCAGCTCGACGCGACCTATACGACGCCCGATCACAGCCATGCGATGATGGAGCCGTTCGCGTCGATCGCATCCTGGGACGGCGACCAGCTCACCGTCTGGACCTCCAACCAGATGATCGCCTGGGGGCGCGGCGACCTTGCCAAGACGCTGGGGCTGCCCAAGGAGAAGGTGCGGCTGATCTCTCCCTATGTCGGCGGCGGGTTTGGCGGGAAGCTGTTCCTGCGCGCCGATGCGGTGATGGCGGCGCTGGGCGCCAGGGCGGTCGGGCGGCCGGTCAAGGTCGCGATGCAGCGGCCGCTGATGGCCAACAACGCCACCCACCGCCCCGCGACCACGCAGCGCATCCGGATCGGCGCGAGCAAGGACGGCAGCATCCAGGCGATCGCGCATGAAAGCGGATCGGGCGATCAGCCCGGCGGCGGCCCCGAAACGGCGGTCAACCAGACCAAGCTGCTCTATGCCGGTCCCAACCGCCTGACCTCGATGCGGCTCGCGGTGCTCAACCTGCCGGAGGGCAATGCGATGCGCGCGCCCGGCGAGGCGCCTGGCATGATGGCGCTGGAAATCGCCATGGACGAAATGGCCGAGAAGCTGGGGCTGGACCCGGTCGCCTTCCGCGTGAAGAACGACACCCAGGTCGACCCCGAAAAGCCCGAGCGCCGCTTTTCGCAGCGCCAGCTGGTGCGCTGCCTGGAGGAAGGCGCGCAGCGTTTCGGCTGGTCGCGGCGCAGCGCCAAGCCCGCCCAGGTCCGCGACGGCCGCTGGCTGGTCGGCATGGGCGTCGCCTCCGCCTTCCGCAATCATATGAACATGAAGTCGGCCGCGCGGGTCACGCTGGGCAAGGACGGTCGCCTCGTCGTCGAAACCGACATGACCGATATCGGCACCGGCAGCTATACGATCATCGCCCAGACCGCTGCCGAGATGATGGGCGTGCCGATGGACAGGGTCGATGTCCGGCTGGGCGACTCCGCCTATCCCGTATCGGCGGGCTCGGGCGGGCAGTTCGGCGCGGCCAATGCGACGGCCGGGGTCTATGCCGCGTGCGTGAAGCTGCGCGAGGCGATCGCGCAGCGGCTGGGCTTCAACTCGGCCGACCTCAGCTTTGCAGGGGGCAAGGTCACGGGCGGCAACCGATCGGTCGCGCTGCGCGATGCCGTCGCCGCCGGTCCGCTGTCCGCCGAGGACCGGATCGAGTTCGGCGAGCTCGACAAGACGTACCAGCTGTCGACCTTCGGCGCGCATTTCGTCGAGGTCGGGGTGGACGCCTATACCGGCGTCACCCGCCTGCGCCGGATGCTGGCGGTCTGCGCGGCGGGGCGCATCCTCAATCCCAAATCGGCACGCAGCCAGATGATCGGCGCGATGACCATGGGTGTCGGCTCGGCGCTGATGGAGGAACTGGCGGTCGACACGCGCTTCGGCTTCTTCGTCAACCACGACCTGGCCGGCTATGAGGTGCCGGTCCATGCCGACATCCCGCATCAGGAGGTCGTCTTCCTGGAGGAAGCCGATGACAAGGCCAATCCGATGAAGGCCAAGGGCGTGGGCGAGCTGGGCCTGTGCGGGGTCGGCGCGGCGGTGGCGAATGCGGTCTATAACGCGACCGGCGTGCGCATTCGTGACTATCCGCTGACGCTGGAAAAGCATCTCGACCGGCTGCCAGCCATGGCGTGA
- a CDS encoding cation:proton antiporter produces the protein MNDAIDSFWQTAGGILSPHGPATAAQAASYAPGDFSIHFFLQLAVILFACRIVGWLGQRFLAQPPVVGEMIAGVVLGPSLLGLAFPELQAAIFPKETRNILYAGAQLGVALYMFLVGLTLRLDHFQSKARSALAVSASGVIAPFLIAAVITPALLTVPGLFAPGISQANATLFMGACIALTAFPMLARIINERGLADSPLGTLSLAAGAFDDATSWCVLAVVLATFGGGSGVAILAIGGAFLYVGFLILFGRRILAPLGRAVEARGEMSMNVLAITLMAFCISAFIMDAIGVHGIFGGFILGVFMPRGLFVAELKKKVEPLAVVLLLPMFFTYSGLNTRMDMVNSLPLLLIALGILAASIAAKFGACYLAARVCGEDNRTAMGIGALMNSRGLMELIIINIGLQKGIIGPALFSMLVLMAIVTTMMASPLFELVYGRRARVMGEMETLKSARV, from the coding sequence ATGAACGACGCGATCGACAGTTTCTGGCAGACGGCGGGGGGCATATTGTCGCCGCATGGCCCGGCGACCGCAGCGCAGGCGGCCAGCTATGCCCCCGGCGACTTCAGCATCCATTTCTTCCTGCAACTCGCCGTCATCCTGTTCGCCTGCCGCATCGTCGGATGGCTGGGGCAGCGCTTCCTGGCGCAACCGCCGGTCGTGGGGGAGATGATCGCGGGCGTGGTGCTGGGCCCCTCGCTGCTGGGACTGGCCTTTCCCGAGCTTCAGGCCGCGATCTTCCCCAAGGAGACGCGCAACATCCTCTATGCCGGGGCGCAGCTCGGGGTGGCGCTCTACATGTTCCTGGTCGGCCTGACGCTGCGGCTCGACCATTTCCAGTCCAAGGCGCGCAGCGCGTTGGCGGTGTCGGCCTCGGGCGTCATCGCGCCGTTCCTGATCGCGGCGGTCATCACGCCTGCGCTGCTGACCGTACCGGGGCTGTTCGCGCCGGGCATCAGCCAGGCCAATGCCACGCTGTTCATGGGCGCCTGCATCGCGCTGACCGCCTTTCCGATGCTGGCGCGGATCATCAACGAACGCGGGCTGGCCGACAGTCCGCTGGGCACCCTGTCGCTGGCGGCGGGGGCGTTCGATGACGCGACGTCCTGGTGCGTGCTGGCGGTGGTGCTGGCGACGTTCGGCGGGGGCAGCGGGGTCGCGATCCTCGCGATCGGCGGCGCGTTCCTGTATGTCGGTTTCCTGATCCTGTTCGGCCGCCGCATCCTCGCCCCGCTCGGCCGCGCGGTCGAGGCGCGGGGCGAGATGAGCATGAACGTGCTGGCGATCACGTTGATGGCCTTCTGCATCTCGGCCTTCATCATGGACGCGATCGGGGTCCACGGCATATTCGGCGGCTTCATCCTGGGCGTCTTCATGCCGCGCGGACTGTTCGTCGCCGAGCTGAAGAAGAAGGTCGAGCCGCTGGCCGTCGTCCTGCTGCTGCCGATGTTCTTCACCTATTCGGGGCTCAACACCCGGATGGACATGGTCAATTCCCTCCCGCTGCTGCTGATCGCGCTGGGCATCCTGGCCGCATCGATCGCGGCGAAGTTCGGCGCCTGCTATCTCGCGGCGCGGGTGTGCGGCGAGGACAACCGGACCGCGATGGGCATCGGCGCGCTGATGAACTCGCGCGGGCTGATGGAGCTGATCATCATCAATATCGGGTTGCAGAAGGGGATTATCGGCCCCGCGCTGTTCTCGATGCTGGTGCTGATGGCGATCGTCACGACGATGATGGCCAGCCCGCTGTTCGAGTTGGTCTATGGCCGCCGGGCGCGGGTGATGGGCGAGATGGAGACGCTGAAAAGCGCCCGCGTCTGA